From Ardenticatenales bacterium:
CGGTGAAGATCGCCTGTTCTCATTGCGGAGGCCAGGCGACGCGCATCGCTGACGTGGGGAATCCGTGGTTGGATGCCGGCATTGTCGCCTTCAGCACCATGCACTACAGCGTAGACCGCGACGCCTGGCGCGCCTGGTTCCCGGCCGACTTCATCACCGAAAGTTTCCCCGGCCAGTTCCGCAACTGGTTCTACAGCCTCCTGGCGCAAAGCACCGTCATGACCAACCGCGCCCCCTTCAAAAATATCCTCGGCTTCGCCACCCTCTTCGCCGAAGATGGGCGCGAAATGCACAAATCCTGGGGCAACGCCATCGAATTCAACGAAGCCGCCAACACCATGGGCGCGGACACCATGCGCTGGCTCTACTGCGGCCACAAACCGGAGCAAAACCTCCTCTTTGGCTACACCAAAGGGGACGAAGTGCGCCGCCGCTTCTTTATCCCGCTGTGGAACGTCTACAGCTTCTTTGTCACCTACGCCAACCTGGACGGCTGGACGCCTGGCGGCGCTGTTTCTCCTTCGCCCGTGCCGGCAAACGCCCAGATGGACCGCTGGATCGTGGAACGGCTGCGCGAAACCACCCTGGAAGTCCGCGCCAGCCTGGACGCCTACGCCGCCGACCGCGCCACCGCCACCCTGGAATCCCTGCTCGACGACCTCTCCAACTGGTACGTGCGCCGCTCCCGCCGCCGTTTCTGGAAGGGCGAAGCCGACGCTGACAAAGAAGCCGCCTACGCCACCCTCTACCACGTGCTGCGCCACATGACACTGCTGCTGGCTCCCTTCATCCCCTTCACCGCCGAGGCCATCTACCAGAACCTGGCCCGCGCGCACGACGACGCCGCCCCCCTTAGCGTCCATCACTGCCTCTACCCCACCGCCGACGCCGCCGCGCTGGACCATGCCCTGCTGGATAAGATGAGCCTGGCCATCACCACCGCCAGCCTGGGGCGCGCCGCCCGCGGCGCCGCCGACATCAAACTGCGCCAACCACTGGCCAAAGCCCGCGTCAACGTGGGCAGCGCCCAGGCGCTCGCCGACCTGGAAGATCTGGTGGATGTCCTCACCGACGAGATCAACGTGAAGGCGATTGACATCGTGGCCGAGGTGGGCGAACTGGTGAATTACAAACTGCTGCCCAATAATCGCCTGCTGGGTCCGAAACTGGGTCCGCTGTTCCCCCAGGTGCGCGCCGCGCTGATGCGGATCGATCCCGCTGCCGCCGCGCGCCAACTGCTGGCGGGCGAATCGCTGCCGCTTTCCGTGGCCGGTGAAACGGTGCTGCTCACGCCTGAGGAAGTGCTGGTGCAGACGGAATCGCGTGGTGGCCTGGCCGTTGCCAGCGACAAAGGGGTGACGGTGGCCGTGGATACCGCGCTCACGCCGGCGCTGGTGCAGGAAGGGTACGCCCGCGACCTGGTGCGCGCGGTGAACACGTTGCGCCGTGATAATGGCCTGGCGCTGGATGATCGCGTTCACCTTGTCTATGCGTTGCCGGCATCCGCCGCCGCGGACATCGCCGCCGCCTTCGTCAACTTCGCCGATTACGTGCAACAAGAAACCCTGGCGCTCAGTTTCGCGCCGGGTGACGCCGCCGATGGGTTTGAGGTGAAAGTGGGAGATACGCCCGTGATGGTCGCCTGGACCGTGGCGTAAGCATAAAAAAGGATTGGTCCAATCACTCAGATTGGACCAATCCATCATTCTTTCGCCGCGCTACCCGGGTTGGGATTCTGCCGGCATTTCCGCCCCCTGATCCGCCTGCAACTTTTGCAGCCCATTTCGCACGACCGATAGCGAACGCAGCAAATCCTCCTCCAGCCGCGCCAGCACTTCAATCGTATACGCATCCGCATCGTGGCGCATCGCCTCCGCGTCCCGCCGCGCCCGCTCCAGGATATTGTCCGCCCGCTGCTGCGCCGAGGTCATCACCGCATCGCGGCTGATCAACTCCTCCGCCTCCTGCTTCGCCAGGTTCCGAATCCGGTCCGCCTCCTCGTGCGCCTGTGCCAGAATGCGGTCCTTCTCCGCCTCCACCCGATTCGCCCGCTTGATCGCATCCGGAATCGCCACCCGCATCTGGTCCACAATCCCATAGACCCGATCCTCATCCACCATCAGCTTCGCCGTCAGCCACACCCGCTGACCCTCGTTCAAAGTCTGCTCCAGGCGATCAATCAAGTGCAGGATGTCCATATCCTATCCTTCCTCAAGAACAATGCAGAGAAACAAGCAACGGATTGTCGAATTCTTGACTGTTGCCGGATTAACGAGCGCGTAGATGCCGGCATCATTAACCATTCACCCAGTCCATCCATTAACTATTCACTTCCTCTGGCAATCCATTTGCAACACGCCCGCCAACAGCCCGGCGCGCCCTCTCAATCACGCAGCGTCACCGGCGGATTATACTGCGCCTGATCGCTGCCGTTAAAACGATCATGCAGCGCCACCGCCACCAATGGGGGAACCATACTACTCACGTCCCCCCCCAGCGAGGCAATTTCGCGCACTGTCGTGCCGCTGAGAAACGTATGCTCCTCATGTGTAATGAAACTCACCACTTCAATATCCGGCGCCAGCCGCTTATTTGCCAGGGCCATGCGGAACTCAAACTCAAAATCGGAGAAGACACGCAGCCCGCGCACCATCACCCCGGCCCCTACCTGCCGCGCGAACTCCACCGTCAGCCCGCCAAACGGCATCACACGGATACCCGCCGTGCCATCCAGAACCTGTTTGATCATGTCCACCCGCTCCTGCACGGAAAAGAGCAGCGATTTCGAGGGGCGACCATGATCATAGACCGCCACAATCAAGTCATCAAAGATAACACTGGCCCGCTTAATCAAGTCCAGGTGTCCATAATGAATAGGGTCAAATGTGCCCGGATAAATGGCCCGCATTAGCTTACATCTCCTGCATTTTGCCAAAATTGCCGCACTTTATCGCGCAAAAAGCGATGCGCCGCGTGTTCCAACAGGGGGTCTTCTTCCATGATGATTGCCGCCTCCTGGCGCGCCGCCTCCAACATCTTCACATCCAGCAAAGCCGCCAACCGTACCTCCGGCAACCCGCTCTGTCGGCGACCAAAAAACTCACCCGGCCCGCGCAGTTCCAGGTCCTTTTCCGCCAGCACAAAACCGTCGTTCGTCGATTCCATTGCTTGCAAGCGCGCCTCGGCGTCCCGACTGGCCGAATCGCTGATGAGCAGACAGTAGGATTGATGCTCGCCGCGCCCCACGCGCCCGCGGAACTGGTGTAACTGCGCCAGGCCAAAACGATTGGCCCCCTCGATAAGCATGACAGTGCTGTTCGGCACGTCAATGCCCACTTCAATCACGGACGTGGACACCAGGATGTGCAGTCTGTTCTCGTAGAAGTCGCGCATTACGGCTTCTTTCTCGTCCGACTTCATGCGCCCGTGCAGCAGACCCAACTTCAGGTCGGGGAAGATCTCGTCTTGCAGCCGCGCATGTTCTTCCACGGCGGCCACTGCCTCGATCTTGTCAGATTCTTCCACCAGTGGGCAGATGATGAATGCTTGCCGCCCGCGTTCTACCTGGCCACGCACAAAAGCGTAGGCGCGCTGCCGCTCGCTGGGGCGCAGCCAGCGTGTCTTGATTTCCTGGCGACCCGGCGGTAGTTCGTCCAGGATGGAAAGGTCCAGATCACCATAGAGCGAGAGGGCCAGCGTGCGCGGAATGGGTGTGGCGGACATGACGAGGAGGTGGGGCGTGCCGGCATTTCCGTCGTCGTGGAGAGGCCCTTTATCGCGCAAAGCCTGCCGCTGGTCCACGCCAAAACGGTGCTGCTCGTCAATCACAGCCAGCGTCAGATTGTGGAAACGAACCGGCCCTTGAATCAGGGCGTGCGTGCCAATGAGGATTTGTGCGCGGCCATCCGCCAACTCTTCCATGAGCTGGGTGCGGTCGCCGCCGTTGGTGCTGCCCGTGAGCAAGCGCACCGTGTAGCCCAGAGGAGCCAGCAGGCGGTTGAGACCCTGATAATGCTGCTCCGCCAGGATTTCCGTGGGGGCCATCATCGCGGCCTGCCCGCCGTCGTTGACGGCCACCACCATCGCCGCCGCGGCCACGACGGTCTTCCCCGCGCCTACGTCTCCCTGGAGCAGGCGCGTCATGGGGCGGACGTTGCCCATGTCGGCGACAATTTCGTCCAGCGCCCGCTGTTGCGCTCCCGTGAGCGTGAAGGGCAGGCTGTTGACAAACGCATCCAACGCCGCCCCCTCCGCCACAATGGCCGTGCCCGGCTGGCTTTGCCAGGCGCGCCGCTGCCCCAACATGCCCAGTTGCAGCAGGAACAATTCATCGAAGACGAGGCGACGGTGGGCTTGCCGCAGGCTGTCCTGATCATCGGGGAAGTGCATTTGCTGCACGGCTTGCGGCAGCGGCAGAAGTTGTTGGCGCTGTTGAATCGTCTCTGGAACGGGGTCGGGCAGAAAGGGCGCGTACTCCGTTACCGCCTGGTGCATAATCTGGCGCATCTTGTAGGCGCGCAGCCCTTCGGTGAGGGGATAGATGGGGACCATGCGCCGCGTCTTTAGCGGTTCGATGGCCACGGGTTCCCAGGCGGGGGCGTTGAACACGGGGCGGCCCATGAACTGCTCCACCTTGCCGCTGAGGACGATTTGCATGCCGGCTTTCAGTTGGGAGGCGAGCCAGGGCTGGTTGAACCAGGTGACGTTCACCTGTCCCGTGCCATCGCTGACGACTGCCTGCACCATCTCGCCGCCGCGAGAACGGCGGGCGCGCGCTTCCCAGATGGTGCCGATGACGGTGACTTGTTCGCCATAGGCCAGGCGGTTGATCGGCTTCATGAGGGTGTAGTCGTCGTGGCGGCGGGGGGAGAGGAAGAGCAGATCGTTGATGGTCTCCGCGCCGAGGCGGGCCAGTTTTTCGGCCAGTTTGCCCCCCACACCTTTGATGGCGGTGACGGATTGGGCGAGTCTGGCGGGGTCGGCGGTGACGATGGGCGCGGCGGGCGGGGGAGAAGGGGCCGTAGGCGGCGGCGTGGGGGGAGGAGACGGTTTGCGTTCGCTACGTGGTCTTTGTGGTTGGCGTTCGGGGGCGGGTGTTTGGCGCGTTGAGGTGGGTTTTTCCGAGGGGGTGGGGGCGGTTTTGTCGCGCTCCAGGCGGTGCTCGCGGCTGTCAATCTTCTCCAGAAGCTTTTCCACCAGTTCGGCTCGTTTTTCCATGCCGGGGAGACGATCATACCCCATGAGGGCGGATGCGGTTTGTTCGACCAGGGCCAGGTCGGCGTCGTCCATGGCTTCCTCGCGCGCCTGGGTCACCCAGAAGGTGACGAGTTGGCGCATTCCGCCGACGACGGCTTTGTTTTGGAATCCTTGTTGGGCTTCCAGTTTCAATACACGTTGTAGTCTTTTGAAGGATCGTGACATAGTTTTTGCGTCTGGCGCTGCCTGGTGGTGGTCATGAAAACCAACGAGGGCGCTAAGGACTGACGATGAAGTAAAGTACGGAATTGCATCGTCAGTTTGAAGGAACGGTAAGGAAACAACTTCGTTGTCTTATTTAGTTCCGTTCCTAAGGGCGCATCCGTATCTAGGATTGGAAACAACGGATGCGCTGGAAGGGTTCTTGCTTGTCGGATAGTCCAAAACTAATTTTGCACGAACCCTAAGGGGGCATCCGTATTTAGGATTGGGAACAACGGATGCGCTGGAAGGGTTCTTGCTTGTCGGATAGTCCAAAACTAATTTTGCACGAACCCTAAGGCCCCGGGTTTGGCTGACATTCCCGTTTCAACTGAGGCCTCAGTCACAAACTGAGGCCTCAGTCACAAACTGAGGCCTCAGTTGTGACTGACGGAGGCAAATCCAACAGCACCGGGACCAATGTGGGAGCCGATGGCGGGGGTGACTTCAACGATGGGGGGATAAATGCCGGCAGGATGCGCATCCCGCACCGCCTCACATAATTTTTGGGCTTCCGCCGGGGCGTTCGTATGTACCACGGCCAGATATGCCAGCGGCTCCGTTTCGTGGAACAATTCCAACAGCCGCTGCCAGCCACGGCGATGCGTACGCACCCGTTCGATCTCCAGCACGCCCTGGTGCATCTTGACGATAGGCTTGATGTTCAGCAGTGCCCCCAGGCCAAACTGCGCCCAGTTGACACGCCCACTGCGGCGCAGATATTCCAGTGTGTCCAACAAGGCGGCCACGC
This genomic window contains:
- the coaD gene encoding pantetheine-phosphate adenylyltransferase, whose protein sequence is MRAIYPGTFDPIHYGHLDLIKRASVIFDDLIVAVYDHGRPSKSLLFSVQERVDMIKQVLDGTAGIRVMPFGGLTVEFARQVGAGVMVRGLRVFSDFEFEFRMALANKRLAPDIEVVSFITHEEHTFLSGTTVREIASLGGDVSSMVPPLVAVALHDRFNGSDQAQYNPPVTLRD
- the recG gene encoding ATP-dependent DNA helicase RecG yields the protein MSRSFKRLQRVLKLEAQQGFQNKAVVGGMRQLVTFWVTQAREEAMDDADLALVEQTASALMGYDRLPGMEKRAELVEKLLEKIDSREHRLERDKTAPTPSEKPTSTRQTPAPERQPQRPRSERKPSPPPTPPPTAPSPPPAAPIVTADPARLAQSVTAIKGVGGKLAEKLARLGAETINDLLFLSPRRHDDYTLMKPINRLAYGEQVTVIGTIWEARARRSRGGEMVQAVVSDGTGQVNVTWFNQPWLASQLKAGMQIVLSGKVEQFMGRPVFNAPAWEPVAIEPLKTRRMVPIYPLTEGLRAYKMRQIMHQAVTEYAPFLPDPVPETIQQRQQLLPLPQAVQQMHFPDDQDSLRQAHRRLVFDELFLLQLGMLGQRRAWQSQPGTAIVAEGAALDAFVNSLPFTLTGAQQRALDEIVADMGNVRPMTRLLQGDVGAGKTVVAAAAMVVAVNDGGQAAMMAPTEILAEQHYQGLNRLLAPLGYTVRLLTGSTNGGDRTQLMEELADGRAQILIGTHALIQGPVRFHNLTLAVIDEQHRFGVDQRQALRDKGPLHDDGNAGTPHLLVMSATPIPRTLALSLYGDLDLSILDELPPGRQEIKTRWLRPSERQRAYAFVRGQVERGRQAFIICPLVEESDKIEAVAAVEEHARLQDEIFPDLKLGLLHGRMKSDEKEAVMRDFYENRLHILVSTSVIEVGIDVPNSTVMLIEGANRFGLAQLHQFRGRVGRGEHQSYCLLISDSASRDAEARLQAMESTNDGFVLAEKDLELRGPGEFFGRRQSGLPEVRLAALLDVKMLEAARQEAAIIMEEDPLLEHAAHRFLRDKVRQFWQNAGDVS
- a CDS encoding ATPase, whose amino-acid sequence is MDILHLIDRLEQTLNEGQRVWLTAKLMVDEDRVYGIVDQMRVAIPDAIKRANRVEAEKDRILAQAHEEADRIRNLAKQEAEELISRDAVMTSAQQRADNILERARRDAEAMRHDADAYTIEVLARLEEDLLRSLSVVRNGLQKLQADQGAEMPAESQPG